The Rattus rattus isolate New Zealand chromosome X, Rrattus_CSIRO_v1, whole genome shotgun sequence genome has a window encoding:
- the LOC116888093 gene encoding 40S ribosomal protein S19-like — translation MVTRRSVSKKAKLAWIEVMKQFVRALAAFLKKSGKLKVPEWVDTVKLAKHKELAPYDENWFHTRAASTARHLYLRGGAGVGSMTKIYGGRQRNGVRPSHFSRGSKSVARWVLQALEGLKMVEKDQDGGRKLTPQGQRDLDRIAGQVAAANKKH, via the exons ATGGTTACTAGGCGATCTGTTAGCAAGAAAGCAAAGTTAGCTTGGATAGAAGTTATGAAG CAGTTCGTCAGAGCTCTGGCAGCCTTCCTCAAAAAGTCTGGGAAGCTGAAAGTCCCCGAATGGGTGGACACAGTCAAGCTGGCCAAACATAAAGAGCTTGCCCCATATGATGAGAACTGGTTCCACACACGAGCTGCTTCCACAGCACGGCACCTGTACCTCCGTGGTGGTGCAGGGGTTGGTTCCATGACCAAGATCTATGGAGGACGGCAGAGAAACGGTGTTAGGCCCAGTCACTTCAGCAGAGGTTCTAAGAGTGTGGCCCGCTGGGTCCTCCAAGCCCTGGAGGGGTTGAAAATGGTGGAAAAAGACCAAGATGGGGGCCGCAAGCTAACACCCCAGGGACAGAGAGATCTGGACAGGATTGCCGGACAGGTGGCAGCTGCCAACAAGAAGCATTAG
- the Sertm2 gene encoding serine-rich and transmembrane domain-containing 2, which produces MTEAHFKYHGNLTGRAHFPTLATEVDTTADKYSNLYMYVGLFLSLLAILLILLFTMLLRLKHVISPITESTESVPQFTDVEMQSRIPTP; this is translated from the coding sequence ATGACGGAGGCACATTTTAAGTATCATGGAAATCTCACGGGACGGGCTCATTTTCCCACCCTGGCAACAGAGGTTGACACCACTGCAGACAAGTATTCCAACCTGTACATGTATGTAGGATTATTCCTGAGTCTCCTGGCCATTCTTCTCATCCTGCTCTTCACCATGCTTCTTCGGCTCAAACATGTCATCTCGCCCATCACTGAGAGCACCGAAAGTGTTCCTCAGTTCACAGATGTAGAGATGCAAAGCCGAATTCCCACTCCTTAA